The Pseudomonas extremaustralis genome contains a region encoding:
- the ispA gene encoding (2E,6E)-farnesyl diphosphate synthase: protein MIDAYQASSQARVNAALEPLFVAPSPELKRLYEAMRYSVMNGGKRVRPLLAYAACEALGAPAEQANGAACAVELIHAYSLVHDDLPAMDDDDLRRGQPTTHKAFDEACAILAGDGLQSLAFSALLDPALSSVNAEIRLRMVTALAVAAGPAGMVGGQAIDLGSVGQKLDRHALEYMHRHKTGALIEAAVHLGALASGRAEATQLAALKTYALAIGLAFQVQDDILDVESDTATLGKRQGADIARDKPTYPALLGLAAAKAYAIELRDQALAALRPFDAAAEPLRDLARYIVERRH from the coding sequence ATGATCGATGCGTATCAGGCCAGTAGCCAAGCCCGGGTCAATGCGGCATTGGAACCCTTGTTTGTTGCGCCAAGCCCCGAACTCAAGCGTCTTTACGAAGCCATGCGCTACAGCGTAATGAATGGCGGCAAGCGCGTGCGCCCGCTGCTGGCCTATGCGGCCTGCGAAGCCCTGGGCGCGCCGGCCGAGCAGGCCAACGGTGCGGCGTGCGCGGTGGAGTTGATCCACGCCTATTCCCTGGTGCATGACGATTTGCCGGCAATGGACGACGATGATTTGCGCCGCGGCCAGCCCACCACCCATAAAGCCTTTGATGAAGCCTGCGCGATCCTCGCCGGCGATGGCCTGCAAAGCCTGGCGTTCAGCGCCTTGCTGGACCCGGCGCTGAGCAGCGTCAATGCCGAGATCCGTTTGCGCATGGTCACCGCCCTGGCCGTGGCTGCGGGGCCGGCCGGCATGGTCGGCGGTCAGGCCATCGACCTCGGCTCGGTGGGCCAGAAGCTTGATCGACACGCGCTAGAATACATGCACCGCCACAAGACCGGCGCCTTGATCGAAGCCGCCGTTCACCTGGGCGCCCTGGCCAGCGGACGTGCCGAGGCCACTCAATTGGCGGCGCTGAAGACTTACGCATTGGCCATCGGCCTGGCGTTCCAGGTGCAGGACGACATTCTCGATGTGGAAAGTGACACCGCCACCCTAGGCAAGCGCCAAGGTGCCGATATCGCACGGGACAAGCCGACGTATCCGGCGCTGCTCGGGCTTGCGGCGGCCAAGGCATATGCCATTGAACTACGCGACCAGGCCCTGGCCGCCCTGCGACCTTTCGACGCAGCGGCCGAGCCATTGCGGGACCTCGCGCGGTATATCGTCGAACGCCGCCACTGA
- a CDS encoding exodeoxyribonuclease VII small subunit — translation MARKKVALDFEQSLADLQTLVERLENGELSLEDSLTAFEQGIGLTRDCQSALAQAEQKVQVLLERDGELAEEPFDAEQPE, via the coding sequence ATGGCCCGCAAAAAAGTTGCACTCGATTTCGAACAATCCCTCGCCGACCTGCAAACCCTGGTCGAGCGTCTGGAGAACGGCGAGTTGTCGCTGGAAGACTCGCTGACGGCGTTTGAGCAAGGCATCGGCCTGACCCGTGATTGCCAGAGCGCGTTGGCGCAGGCGGAGCAGAAGGTGCAGGTGTTGCTGGAGCGTGACGGGGAGTTGGCCGAAGAACCTTTCGATGCGGAACAGCCCGAATGA